In Fluviispira sanaruensis, a genomic segment contains:
- the bamA gene encoding outer membrane protein assembly factor BamA has translation MFGLKKYRFLDKTFIFGTSSLVLALAGQVVAQTPLQQPTAQALHGVVSKITIIGNKTVTNEAILNLMSIKQGTNLTANSVAKDIKSIFSSSYFQDVKFDLGLNGELIISVIEKPTVHDILYEGFDIVSSSSLKDKIVTKKYTIVDEKKLSQDLRSIEQAYIEKGYYLAKASYTLESTQSGSVNIVFKIKENRPIEVRKVNLLGNDYFSDSELQSFMVTKPFSWNSILTSSGLFRDEYVAADQQNITYYYRDNGYAESTVIAPISRLTRNKKDINVSFFIEEGERFNIGSIKILGDLIENEEEIKNKLLLKEKEIYRISKFNYDMKNLKVIYGDQGYAFTYIYPTFNIDRAKKLYNINYTITKGEKAYIRKITIEGNVKTRDNVIRRAIKINEGQLFNATKIEKSKSLIEKLGYFETVQLVQEPDQAHNAVDIKVLVKEKSTGSLSASLGASPDTNGSSGLSFFGQLQYQERNLIGKAYGVGANVQISPSPRGNGSVNYTLSLNFGNPSIYDGPWSFGTNLTTSLNEQSVTTSSSIEQVYITQTTNSFGFSIGREILENLRFNLGYNISETNTDPSVPLTQKFYASGRTEKISQTLTYDITDNYVSPTSGLFLSGTNAFGFELFGGQYKFGTMSGLGALYIPLDFSENYRTNFRIAFQPKYVYQTSKSNSVPYWERLTLGNSYYMKGYSGPGEALTTTAAVAISPITGQTTTFTIGGNRSFYGVIEYFVPIIPQAGLRLVTFGEAGTVLDDYDTFSFDKIKYDIGFGFRWTTPIAPFRFEWAFPIEQGNIGKAHFIFSIGTDSFNNNM, from the coding sequence ATGTTTGGCTTAAAAAAATACCGGTTCTTAGATAAAACGTTCATTTTTGGTACATCAAGCCTTGTTCTTGCGCTTGCAGGACAAGTCGTCGCACAAACACCTCTCCAGCAACCAACTGCACAGGCTCTGCATGGTGTGGTTTCTAAGATTACCATAATTGGTAATAAGACTGTAACAAATGAAGCTATATTAAACTTAATGTCTATTAAGCAGGGAACAAACTTAACTGCAAATTCTGTTGCAAAAGATATAAAGAGCATATTTTCGAGCAGCTATTTCCAAGATGTTAAATTTGACCTAGGCTTAAATGGTGAACTCATTATTTCAGTCATTGAAAAACCTACGGTCCATGATATTTTGTACGAAGGTTTTGATATTGTAAGTTCATCTTCGCTAAAAGATAAAATTGTTACCAAAAAGTATACAATTGTTGATGAAAAAAAACTGTCTCAAGATTTAAGATCCATTGAACAAGCGTATATTGAAAAAGGATACTATTTAGCAAAAGCTTCATATACTCTTGAATCTACTCAATCAGGTTCTGTTAATATTGTTTTTAAGATAAAAGAAAATAGACCCATTGAAGTCCGAAAAGTGAATCTTTTAGGGAACGATTATTTTAGTGATTCAGAATTGCAGTCCTTTATGGTAACAAAACCATTTTCATGGAACTCAATATTAACTTCGTCTGGATTATTTAGAGATGAATATGTAGCAGCAGATCAGCAAAATATCACGTATTATTATCGCGACAATGGATATGCAGAAAGCACTGTTATTGCACCTATTTCACGGCTCACGAGAAATAAAAAAGACATTAATGTTTCATTTTTTATTGAAGAAGGTGAGCGGTTCAATATAGGAAGTATTAAAATACTTGGAGATCTTATAGAGAATGAAGAGGAAATAAAAAACAAACTCCTTCTCAAAGAAAAAGAAATTTATCGTATTTCAAAATTTAATTACGATATGAAGAACTTAAAAGTCATATATGGTGACCAAGGATATGCGTTTACATATATTTACCCGACATTTAACATAGATAGAGCAAAAAAATTATATAATATAAATTATACCATTACTAAAGGTGAAAAAGCTTATATACGTAAAATCACTATTGAAGGTAACGTAAAAACGCGTGACAATGTCATTCGAAGAGCAATTAAAATAAATGAAGGCCAATTATTTAACGCCACTAAAATCGAAAAAAGTAAAAGCTTAATAGAAAAACTTGGTTACTTTGAAACTGTGCAACTTGTCCAAGAGCCTGACCAAGCACACAATGCCGTAGATATTAAAGTGCTTGTTAAAGAAAAATCAACGGGCTCACTTTCTGCTTCTTTAGGTGCCTCACCAGATACAAATGGCTCCTCAGGACTCTCCTTTTTTGGCCAATTGCAGTATCAAGAACGTAATCTAATTGGAAAAGCTTACGGTGTAGGCGCTAACGTACAAATCAGTCCAAGCCCGCGCGGCAATGGATCTGTAAACTACACTTTAAGCCTTAATTTTGGCAACCCGAGCATATATGATGGCCCATGGAGTTTTGGAACCAACTTAACTACTTCTTTAAATGAACAGTCAGTGACGACGTCATCGTCAATTGAACAAGTATACATAACTCAAACAACCAATTCATTCGGCTTCAGCATTGGTAGAGAAATTCTTGAAAATCTTCGCTTTAATTTAGGTTATAATATTTCAGAAACAAATACGGACCCAAGTGTTCCACTAACCCAAAAATTTTATGCTTCAGGTAGAACTGAAAAAATTTCTCAAACTCTTACATATGACATCACCGATAACTATGTGAGCCCAACCTCTGGTCTCTTTTTATCCGGTACCAATGCATTTGGTTTTGAACTCTTCGGTGGTCAATATAAATTTGGAACCATGTCTGGCCTTGGAGCCTTGTATATTCCTCTTGATTTTAGTGAAAATTATAGAACAAATTTTAGAATTGCATTTCAACCAAAATATGTTTACCAAACGAGCAAGAGTAATTCTGTTCCCTACTGGGAACGCCTTACTCTAGGAAACTCCTATTATATGAAAGGTTATTCTGGTCCTGGAGAAGCTCTTACTACCACTGCTGCAGTTGCGATTTCACCTATAACAGGGCAAACAACAACCTTTACAATTGGTGGTAACAGAAGTTTCTACGGGGTGATTGAATATTTTGTTCCTATTATTCCGCAAGCTGGTTTACGTTTAGTTACATTTGGTGAAGCTGGTACGGTATTGGATGACTATGATACTTTTTCATTTGATAAAATTAAATACGACATCGGATTTGGCTTTAGATGGACGACACCAATTGCACCTTTTCGCTTTGAATGGGCATTCCCTATTGAACAAGGAAATATTGGCAAAGCTCATTTTATCTTCTCAATTGGAACTGATAGTTTTAACAACAACATGTGA
- a CDS encoding OmpH family outer membrane protein — translation MFSKKKNFSFISYAILTLSSAISIHSYAADKSPKLKLGVVDVQAAILQTDEGKAEKAVMEKDFEEKRKNILAQQNDLKKLEEEFQAQQSILSDSDKQAKQKEFQAKLQKMQSSQISFEQEIRQKELKASQQIFQNMIGIIREISEPEDYDAVFDRGAGVVLYAKNAVDLTPKVVASYNKKYKVKAKAKGTN, via the coding sequence ATGTTTAGCAAAAAGAAAAATTTTTCATTTATTTCATACGCAATATTAACACTGTCCAGCGCAATTAGCATTCATTCATATGCTGCAGATAAATCTCCTAAACTTAAACTTGGTGTCGTCGATGTCCAAGCTGCTATTCTTCAGACTGATGAAGGCAAAGCAGAAAAAGCCGTCATGGAAAAAGATTTTGAAGAAAAAAGAAAAAATATTCTTGCTCAACAAAATGATCTTAAAAAACTTGAAGAAGAATTCCAAGCTCAACAATCCATTCTTTCTGACTCAGACAAGCAAGCTAAGCAAAAAGAATTCCAAGCTAAACTGCAAAAAATGCAAAGTTCACAAATCAGCTTCGAACAAGAAATTCGTCAAAAAGAGCTTAAAGCAAGCCAACAAATATTTCAAAATATGATTGGTATTATTAGAGAAATTTCAGAACCTGAAGATTACGATGCTGTCTTTGATAGAGGCGCTGGAGTAGTGTTATATGCTAAAAACGCTGTCGATCTCACTCCAAAAGTAGTTGCTTCCTATAACAAAAAATACAAAGTTAAAGCCAAAGCAAAAGGGACGAACTAA
- the lpxD gene encoding UDP-3-O-(3-hydroxymyristoyl)glucosamine N-acyltransferase produces MNNLSINDIIQISNCEVINLQSKDIKFSGIAPLNRANKEQISFLINDKYIDEIFSSQAGAIICSKKTAELLGNKVAAGLIVSDNPHVTLAKVSQKFFKPLHPFHGISELAIIDKSAEIHPSATIFPFVFIAPGVRIGANSVIYSNCFIGAASTIGDDCILYPNVVIREGCRVGDRCILNPGAVVGGDGFGFAADTNENVKIPQIGGVLIEDDVEIGANSTIDRGALFDTKIGRQTKIDNLVMIAHNVVVGELCFIAAQVGIAGSTIVGNKVVMAGQVGVAGHVKIGDKVTISAQSGVSKNIPPEQFWGGSPARPYKEWAIYAATLNKIVKQTNKKS; encoded by the coding sequence ATGAACAACTTATCAATAAATGATATTATTCAAATATCAAATTGTGAAGTTATTAATTTACAATCCAAAGATATAAAATTCTCAGGCATAGCTCCATTAAATCGAGCCAATAAAGAACAAATATCATTTCTAATAAATGATAAATATATTGATGAAATCTTTAGTTCACAAGCAGGGGCAATTATTTGCTCAAAAAAAACCGCAGAATTATTAGGAAATAAGGTTGCTGCAGGACTGATCGTAAGTGATAATCCTCATGTCACTTTAGCAAAAGTCTCACAAAAATTCTTTAAGCCTTTACACCCATTTCATGGTATATCAGAACTTGCGATTATTGATAAATCAGCAGAAATCCACCCTTCTGCAACTATTTTTCCATTCGTCTTTATAGCTCCTGGTGTACGCATTGGAGCTAACTCAGTTATTTACTCTAATTGTTTTATTGGTGCTGCAAGCACAATAGGTGATGATTGTATTTTATATCCCAATGTTGTAATCCGTGAAGGCTGTCGTGTTGGTGACAGATGCATTTTAAATCCAGGCGCTGTAGTCGGTGGTGATGGCTTTGGTTTTGCGGCAGATACAAATGAAAATGTTAAAATACCCCAGATAGGTGGAGTTTTAATTGAAGATGATGTTGAAATTGGCGCAAATTCGACTATAGATAGAGGCGCTCTGTTTGATACTAAAATTGGCCGTCAAACAAAAATTGATAATTTAGTAATGATTGCACATAATGTAGTAGTAGGTGAACTTTGTTTTATAGCAGCACAAGTTGGAATTGCTGGATCTACAATTGTTGGAAATAAAGTTGTAATGGCAGGACAAGTTGGTGTCGCAGGACATGTAAAAATAGGTGATAAAGTAACAATTTCTGCTCAAAGCGGTGTTTCAAAAAATATACCCCCTGAACAATTTTGGGGAGGTTCACCTGCGCGCCCTTACAAGGAATGGGCGATTTATGCTGCAACTCTCAATAAAATCGTAAAGCAAACTAATAAAAAATCATAA
- the fabZ gene encoding 3-hydroxyacyl-ACP dehydratase FabZ, which yields MKESQPKVFMDLERIKKYIPHRDPLLLIDTINEIPNRDKIISSKTHRITDPVFAGHFPKNPIYPGVYYIEAMAQTGAVLIAYIREEEQLFEVKLGVLATIDEVRFRKPTGPDDTVRYEVTVEKRRGPFIWFKGTAFVQDEIAVEGKFSIALGVLKRN from the coding sequence ATGAAAGAATCTCAGCCCAAAGTATTTATGGATCTTGAAAGAATTAAAAAATATATTCCCCACCGAGATCCCTTACTTTTAATTGACACAATAAATGAGATTCCGAATAGAGATAAAATTATCTCCAGTAAAACACATCGCATCACGGATCCCGTTTTTGCGGGGCACTTCCCTAAAAATCCTATTTATCCTGGGGTGTATTATATTGAAGCTATGGCTCAAACTGGAGCTGTTTTAATTGCCTACATTCGCGAAGAGGAGCAGCTGTTCGAAGTAAAATTAGGCGTTCTTGCCACAATTGATGAAGTACGCTTTCGCAAACCAACAGGTCCTGATGACACGGTTCGCTATGAAGTCACAGTTGAGAAAAGAAGGGGGCCTTTTATTTGGTTCAAAGGGACAGCATTTGTTCAAGATGAAATTGCAGTTGAAGGTAAATTTTCAATCGCTTTAGGCGTTCTTAAGAGGAATTAA
- the lpxA gene encoding acyl-ACP--UDP-N-acetylglucosamine O-acyltransferase produces MNHSSTQIHPTAVIEDGAELDYGVVVGPYAIIGKSVKIAKGSQVHGHALVTGKTTIGEDNIIFSYASVGNIPQDLKYKNEDTELIIGNRNRIREFTTLQTGTVQGGGVTRIGSDNLLMNYVHVAHDCTIGDQNILANGTQLAGHVTIYNKVTLGGLSAVHQYVHVGDMAMLAAGAVTVKDIPPYCTAEGGRAVLRGLNMEGLRRRNVTTEARNALKAAYKVFFYHGHPTIEESISSLADLLHFPEVQNFADFIKSSKRGVAHPQNIHREPSFEG; encoded by the coding sequence ATGAATCATTCATCAACGCAAATACACCCAACCGCCGTGATCGAAGACGGAGCTGAACTTGATTATGGAGTTGTTGTAGGTCCTTATGCTATTATTGGAAAAAGCGTAAAAATCGCGAAAGGTTCTCAGGTCCATGGGCACGCTCTTGTCACAGGCAAAACCACAATTGGTGAAGATAATATTATTTTTAGTTATGCGTCCGTTGGGAATATTCCTCAAGATTTAAAATATAAAAATGAAGATACAGAATTAATAATTGGAAATCGTAATCGGATCCGCGAGTTTACAACTCTACAGACAGGCACAGTGCAAGGAGGAGGAGTCACTCGAATTGGCAGCGACAATCTTTTGATGAACTATGTGCATGTGGCTCATGACTGTACTATTGGTGATCAAAATATATTGGCCAATGGTACTCAACTCGCAGGACATGTAACGATTTATAATAAAGTTACACTCGGCGGATTGAGCGCTGTACACCAATATGTCCATGTGGGTGACATGGCCATGCTCGCAGCGGGCGCAGTCACTGTTAAAGATATTCCTCCTTATTGCACTGCAGAAGGCGGACGAGCTGTTTTGCGTGGTTTAAACATGGAAGGGCTTCGGCGCAGAAATGTGACGACCGAAGCAAGAAATGCTCTTAAAGCTGCATATAAAGTGTTTTTCTATCACGGACATCCCACCATTGAAGAATCTATCTCATCATTAGCAGATTTACTTCACTTTCCTGAGGTGCAAAATTTTGCTGATTTTATTAAGTCTTCAAAAAGAGGGGTTGCACACCCACAAAATATTCACAGAGAACCTTCCTTTGAAGGATAA
- the lpxB gene encoding lipid-A-disaccharide synthase, with translation MEKILPGGICIIAGEASGDAQASLLIKALKAEIKERGLPDKSFFGCAGPLMRNEGVECVVNVEDLAVFGLTEIISHYNTISKLYKKILQEIRIRCPEAVIFVDYPGFNLRLIQEVYALGITTIYHIPPKVWAHGSKRTKVLQENSYLVTSILPFEIQFFKERGVNAKFIGNPLKDAVDDYLKTNIKSKVTNKIAILPGSRKNEIKNLLPLLIESFINLHERLDKVTGAIPIAKTLDPNFVKKIAYQTAEKFGRTKEWIDDKISFGIGNAYEVMNSSSYAWVCSGTATLETAFFSTPMSVFYKVSPITGLILKKILKVKYISLVNLATNRETIPEYIQENALAVNLVNHALKLLNDSEIRTDMINELVEVQKMFPKNSAKNAAQAMLNTIEQYNIPYEYKFKLHKETWNQL, from the coding sequence ATGGAAAAAATTTTACCCGGCGGAATTTGCATAATTGCAGGAGAAGCGAGTGGAGACGCTCAAGCATCTCTCCTTATTAAAGCTCTAAAAGCAGAGATAAAAGAACGAGGCCTCCCAGACAAAAGTTTTTTTGGCTGTGCGGGTCCTCTTATGCGCAATGAGGGGGTAGAATGTGTCGTAAATGTTGAAGATTTAGCAGTATTTGGCTTAACTGAAATTATTTCGCACTATAACACAATTTCAAAACTGTATAAAAAAATACTGCAAGAAATTAGAATTCGCTGCCCTGAAGCTGTTATTTTTGTAGACTATCCTGGCTTTAATTTAAGACTTATCCAAGAAGTGTATGCATTAGGTATAACGACTATTTACCATATTCCTCCAAAGGTATGGGCACATGGCAGTAAAAGAACAAAAGTTTTACAAGAGAATTCCTATTTAGTTACAAGCATTCTCCCCTTTGAAATTCAGTTTTTTAAAGAACGAGGAGTGAATGCAAAATTTATTGGTAACCCATTAAAAGATGCTGTTGATGATTATTTAAAAACCAATATTAAAAGTAAAGTAACTAATAAAATTGCAATTCTACCTGGCAGTCGGAAGAATGAAATTAAAAATCTTTTGCCTCTGTTAATCGAGTCATTTATAAACTTACATGAACGCCTCGATAAAGTAACAGGCGCAATACCCATTGCGAAAACGCTTGATCCTAATTTCGTAAAAAAAATTGCATACCAAACTGCAGAAAAATTTGGTCGTACGAAAGAATGGATTGACGATAAAATTTCTTTTGGCATAGGCAATGCTTATGAAGTGATGAACTCATCAAGCTATGCTTGGGTTTGTTCTGGAACGGCAACGCTTGAAACCGCATTTTTTAGTACGCCCATGTCCGTGTTCTATAAAGTTTCTCCTATAACAGGTTTAATTCTTAAAAAAATACTTAAAGTTAAATATATTTCACTTGTGAATCTCGCCACTAATCGCGAAACCATTCCAGAATATATACAAGAAAATGCTTTAGCAGTTAATCTTGTTAATCATGCATTAAAACTTTTAAATGACTCTGAAATTAGAACTGATATGATCAATGAACTTGTTGAAGTTCAAAAAATGTTTCCAAAAAACTCCGCTAAAAATGCTGCGCAAGCCATGCTAAACACAATCGAACAATATAATATACCTTATGAGTATAAATTTAAACTTCATAAGGAAACTTGGAATCAATTATGA
- a CDS encoding ABC transporter transmembrane domain-containing protein, with product MKQENSFLKIIWKAGKKDILFSIPWLPIYSLSEIILALSAGTILQLVFVTTPRIQVSELIPGNFKDYVHFHQVIDRRDLIFIIPIFIIIAALIKLISGFMSSYLTERAGHKVAHSLREEMLKGFLSSPGNILDQKNPDATANQLMQDTALLQGAVSKGTISAARDFVVLVGIIISMLIISWKTFFIGIVIVVPMAYSLRKISQKLNFYTREGQKKQIGISTRILSTHNGLLTINALRSHEREKKDFENLNIKNYYFMKKSLFVRTFFSPGMEFFATFILAAIFSWRLSFTENFQSGTYSSMLILLAFSFKYIKNIAGTITFFSEIKVVLHRVKNFIGDFSKTGHYKRPSPLPNHSKEAVIAHNVTYKTESGKIILENCSLKIEKGKKIAFIGESGAGKTTFLRSLAGLIIPSDGEISLTADFLLASQSPYIFRGTVKENIIYAEQGIPEHISDDKAKELVLALMLSFSDSGSQLILDKKLGFLGDGLSGGEKARVALARTLFASPKLILLDEPTANLDSISANLFWQAIHKWKAKDSEHTVIAVSHSLNEVKDFDFCYVFENGTIAKQGTPQEILNYV from the coding sequence ATGAAGCAAGAGAATTCTTTCTTAAAAATAATTTGGAAAGCAGGAAAGAAAGATATTCTCTTCAGTATTCCATGGCTCCCAATTTATTCACTCTCTGAAATTATCCTTGCATTGTCTGCAGGAACCATTCTCCAACTTGTCTTCGTAACCACTCCACGTATACAAGTATCAGAACTGATTCCTGGAAACTTCAAAGATTATGTCCATTTCCACCAAGTTATTGATAGACGTGACCTTATTTTTATTATTCCAATATTTATAATAATAGCAGCTCTTATTAAGCTCATTTCTGGATTTATGAGTTCATATTTAACAGAAAGAGCCGGCCATAAAGTGGCACATTCTTTGCGTGAAGAAATGCTAAAAGGTTTTTTATCATCTCCTGGCAATATTCTCGATCAAAAAAATCCAGACGCTACAGCCAATCAGCTTATGCAAGACACTGCTCTTTTGCAGGGAGCTGTTAGCAAAGGAACAATCAGTGCCGCAAGAGACTTTGTTGTCCTCGTTGGGATTATCATTTCTATGTTGATCATTTCCTGGAAAACATTCTTCATTGGCATAGTTATTGTAGTTCCTATGGCTTATTCCTTAAGAAAAATTTCGCAAAAGCTTAATTTTTACACTCGAGAAGGGCAAAAAAAGCAAATTGGTATATCTACAAGAATATTATCTACACACAATGGTCTTTTAACAATAAATGCCTTAAGAAGTCACGAAAGAGAAAAAAAAGATTTTGAAAATTTAAATATTAAAAATTATTATTTTATGAAAAAAAGTCTTTTTGTAAGAACATTTTTCTCTCCTGGCATGGAATTTTTTGCCACTTTTATCCTTGCTGCAATTTTTTCTTGGCGACTTTCATTTACGGAAAATTTTCAATCGGGCACTTATTCTTCCATGCTCATCTTACTTGCTTTTTCATTTAAATATATTAAAAATATTGCAGGAACTATAACATTTTTTAGCGAAATAAAAGTTGTTTTACATAGAGTCAAAAACTTTATAGGAGATTTCTCAAAAACGGGTCATTACAAACGCCCTTCTCCATTACCAAATCACTCAAAAGAAGCTGTTATAGCTCATAATGTTACTTATAAAACCGAAAGCGGCAAAATAATATTAGAAAACTGTTCCCTTAAAATTGAAAAAGGCAAAAAAATTGCTTTTATCGGTGAAAGTGGTGCTGGTAAAACTACCTTTTTAAGATCACTTGCAGGACTTATTATTCCAAGCGATGGTGAGATTTCTTTAACAGCAGACTTTTTATTAGCATCTCAATCTCCATATATTTTCCGTGGAACTGTTAAAGAAAATATCATTTATGCAGAGCAAGGAATCCCTGAACATATTTCGGATGATAAAGCCAAAGAACTTGTTCTTGCTCTCATGCTTTCTTTTTCAGATAGTGGCTCACAATTGATTCTTGATAAAAAATTGGGATTTCTTGGCGATGGTTTATCTGGCGGGGAAAAAGCCAGGGTAGCTTTGGCAAGAACATTATTTGCTTCTCCAAAATTAATTTTGTTAGATGAACCCACCGCAAATTTAGATTCAATTTCTGCAAATCTTTTTTGGCAAGCCATTCATAAATGGAAAGCAAAAGACTCAGAGCATACTGTTATCGCTGTCTCACACTCTTTAAATGAAGTTAAAGATTTTGATTTCTGCTATGTTTTTGAAAATGGGACGATAGCAAAACAGGGAACTCCGCAGGAGATATTAAATTATGTCTGA
- a CDS encoding tetraacyldisaccharide 4'-kinase: protein MSESFGQKIRNILDKSLLEKGLFFLYLSPIFFLLSYFIYLVARKRRYNGYNRLDEYNLDAAKIKIICVGNILIGGSGKSPVVQKIALEYLAKGWNVAIAARGIGANIKSVYISSTSPSEINQLSDENREHFEILSNLKSNNSNVFYILQNKKRKESLHYLIQDLNSNKWKENNTLLLLDDGLQHFACPRNVNLCLWSPYLLLNSPSFAMPIGPYREGFGNNSFTTLLESFDFRLWSRTQEEQNIEFKNTIQNSLMKHNILPNDKDIILNYQIFFWEISIINHNIRLKEQISQEDVFTKYSKFTQSLLITGIAHPKIFFSDLSFILKNKNVDYIFLNDHGNLSDSNYKSIQKSDFIIMTLKDLFRWGNDPLFTESIKDKNILTCSVGIKFLKYDSLQTLSISQLLSLKE from the coding sequence ATGTCTGAATCCTTCGGACAAAAAATAAGAAATATTCTTGATAAATCCCTGTTAGAGAAGGGTCTCTTTTTTTTATATCTATCCCCAATTTTCTTTCTATTATCTTATTTCATTTATTTAGTCGCCAGAAAAAGACGATATAATGGGTATAATCGATTAGACGAATACAATTTAGATGCAGCTAAAATTAAAATTATCTGTGTTGGAAATATCCTTATAGGTGGCAGCGGAAAGTCGCCCGTAGTCCAAAAAATTGCCCTTGAATACTTAGCTAAAGGCTGGAATGTTGCAATCGCTGCGAGAGGCATTGGTGCAAATATTAAAAGCGTTTATATTAGCAGTACATCTCCGAGCGAAATCAACCAACTTTCGGATGAAAACCGAGAACATTTTGAGATTTTAAGCAATTTAAAAAGTAATAATTCAAATGTATTTTATATTTTACAGAATAAAAAGAGAAAAGAATCACTCCATTATTTAATCCAAGATTTAAATAGCAATAAATGGAAAGAAAATAACACTTTGTTACTTTTAGATGACGGACTTCAGCACTTTGCTTGTCCTAGAAATGTAAATCTTTGTTTATGGTCACCCTATTTATTACTCAATAGTCCATCTTTTGCAATGCCTATTGGCCCTTACAGAGAAGGATTTGGCAATAATTCTTTTACTACATTACTTGAAAGTTTTGATTTTCGACTTTGGTCCCGAACGCAAGAAGAACAAAATATTGAATTTAAAAATACTATACAAAATTCTTTGATGAAACATAATATTTTGCCAAATGATAAAGATATTATTCTAAATTATCAAATTTTTTTCTGGGAAATATCCATAATCAATCATAATATTCGGTTAAAAGAACAGATTTCCCAAGAAGATGTTTTTACCAAATACTCAAAATTTACTCAATCTTTGTTGATTACAGGCATAGCTCACCCCAAAATATTTTTTTCTGACTTATCTTTTATCTTAAAGAATAAAAATGTGGATTATATATTTTTAAACGATCATGGAAATCTCTCAGACTCCAATTACAAATCTATTCAAAAATCTGATTTTATAATTATGACCCTCAAAGATTTATTTCGTTGGGGCAATGATCCTCTTTTTACTGAATCAATTAAAGATAAAAATATTTTGACTTGTTCCGTCGGAATAAAATTCTTAAAATACGATTCGTTGCAAACCTTATCAATATCTCAACTCCTTAGTTTGAAGGAATAA
- a CDS encoding NUDIX domain-containing protein, with product MFRENVAALIKCNNMFLACNRTDHNMWQNVQGGVEKFDKSLRHAIIRETVEELGVKEEDFKITYQSKFWRRYYFPKEILKRDRFKGNLGQEQMWFLLELNDIKSIHLEKSAGEFKKVKLLNIGEFLSIYSEWKLASFYDFCREINLIKE from the coding sequence ATGTTTAGAGAAAATGTTGCTGCTCTTATAAAGTGCAATAATATGTTTTTAGCATGCAACAGAACTGACCACAATATGTGGCAAAATGTGCAAGGTGGAGTTGAAAAATTCGATAAGTCATTACGACATGCCATCATACGAGAAACGGTAGAAGAGCTTGGAGTGAAAGAAGAGGATTTTAAAATTACATATCAATCAAAGTTCTGGCGGCGCTATTATTTTCCAAAAGAGATATTAAAACGCGATCGTTTTAAGGGCAATTTAGGGCAAGAACAAATGTGGTTTTTACTTGAACTAAATGATATTAAAAGTATACATTTAGAAAAATCTGCTGGCGAATTCAAAAAAGTAAAACTCCTAAATATTGGAGAGTTTTTAAGCATTTACTCCGAATGGAAACTCGCCTCATTTTATGATTTTTGTCGTGAAATCAATTTAATAAAAGAATAA
- a CDS encoding NUDIX hydrolase, whose product MNQENILNIFQKIAKSTGLVEDIPEMHRRSSILIPIFCPETDWHNNSTDIKNWSLLFTIRSEKLKEHAGEIAFPGGRIEENEAPFQTALREAEEEIGLGKEQILSYFQLNNSFARSGYHIIPYCALISNDFKLKINKDEVNEVFFLTIQEILNLKSWSETRTLATFKREVWHYPIDIDDLGKFDIWGATGNILRDLMLRIEEHI is encoded by the coding sequence ATGAATCAAGAGAATATTTTAAACATATTTCAAAAAATTGCTAAATCAACAGGCTTAGTTGAAGATATTCCTGAAATGCACAGACGTTCTTCAATCCTAATTCCTATTTTTTGTCCAGAGACTGATTGGCATAATAATTCAACTGATATTAAAAATTGGAGTTTACTTTTTACAATCCGTTCTGAGAAATTAAAAGAGCATGCGGGTGAGATCGCATTTCCGGGTGGAAGAATAGAAGAAAACGAAGCACCTTTTCAGACAGCATTAAGAGAGGCTGAAGAAGAGATAGGTCTTGGAAAAGAACAAATCCTATCTTATTTTCAGCTCAATAATTCTTTTGCTCGTTCTGGTTATCATATCATACCTTATTGTGCACTTATATCTAATGATTTCAAATTAAAAATAAATAAAGATGAAGTAAACGAAGTTTTTTTCTTAACGATTCAAGAGATATTAAATTTAAAATCTTGGAGTGAAACTCGGACTTTAGCAACGTTTAAACGTGAAGTCTGGCATTACCCGATAGATATTGACGATCTGGGAAAGTTTGATATCTGGGGAGCAACTGGAAATATTTTACGAGATCTTATGTTAAGAATTGAAGAACATATTTAA